In a genomic window of Lacrimispora sp. BS-2:
- a CDS encoding doubled motif LPXTG anchor domain-containing protein → MKGLKRKFRQSLAGILAFCLTMTSFNMVSWADVEKAFENENAIFLINGDDLRDSAQAAIDSGETFHVEDLGLGDRDLSLKREYEKLLGGGMVYEFLPAYDMDEEANADGAELRMFIRVPDNHDGYRLTGNEKVIFLYVNESESKITFRSDIDGYLTQKVSVKAFSQNAAVVPGEGANGGSGVNPDGEEPGESGANQEETTAVDETAGNETEVNQGETSTNETEINQGETADEETEVNQDETADDETEVNQDETADEETEVNSGETADEETEVNSGETAAEETKVNPGETANDETQVNSGETAADEAPASSGGSSADDGAAKASEEGKAVNNSRQDTKNNDSQPDHDNAASKDQASADVQASISRHVISVLSSSENSAFKEESDEEKKDFSYTESTVSEADKAESGGTSGGKAYGAVLLDESYYAKAYVATLNQLHVDVSAEGYGVTYAVEPVGTAHAQGPEAVAEDGTLSFTVTPQIGYEISGVTVNGETATADEVENTDASEHGKRRYTITGVTEEQEVVITTAATGDHPEFKFEKAINGVTVNLHAEQGILPAGTEARIIEVTDKVAEAVKKKTAEEAAAESSVNDVLAYDIKLYYKGEELDNSWSDQGYVNVTFSGALIKEKSLAADSVEIIHMSTDVEVAAKTVEKISAEEVTGLEAVAEPIAVDGGKQVSQVSFEAEHFSVYTITFSGKAVLKVHVMDIKTGNEIGTTAGSLTQDGGNGQEYTASQLASLILNKMGEDVKRQYSFSKATLAGGKELDSFYYSSGKLYTTKIWNLYFNQITGDVYFWYHSFNVTFDSNGGNGGPEKVAVNGTFVLPDPSTLGISKNGRIFAGWSTDKTGRGSVFVSGIENTITKDTTYYAIWIDKNGEDNTNVAYFYIRIDGEIQYEPAGYSNNYYYPLESAKTLQGKLRTPAAVNNNLDNVAANLQVIPTDEAIKAVLNKGGVSYDPNTQHILWYVIKYRDKDNNKTYWNVDGIVRDNEKYELIYNPNGGNTSVPGSNEYKAGYNVKIQYDPAPSKAGYEFLGWDEDKEAGSPAYKVGSSAFLTMPDHDVILYAIWRPSEATGFKVNHWLQRSNTAGDKSDDFDLTDESPEIKYKATESKVYDKDYAKTISGYMYEEGIIDNLTEAVVNGNGTTELNLYYLKKLTVKITAESKTKTYDGKSLTGGYQIDGELRAGDKEEVAVSGSITDAGEEANKIVSCKIKDSNNVDVTDKYVISTVNGTLKVDRATAKITAKSETKKYGEPNPELTYTPEDFLNGDKPETLGITVNLKTEANAASKKGTYAITFDSPVTQTDNYNIAYVGGTLTVTKADVTVTANDIWKQYGKDMPELTYTAAGFVNNESPESLYLNLKLQTDAVKTSGAGTFDITFADKKEADNYNITYVDGKLHVTPNLDHIIIKASDAMKVYDGKELTKASYSMTGRLADGDRIKEVIMKEDSRTTNAGTKENGIDHVVIVNENGDNVTSCYENLRLADGRLIVIKAPVFVMAKPAYKAYGDVNPKLAYEASGFVNGETPSGLGIEPKLKTNADEKSPAGIYSITFDEPVTSTANYSIIYIPGFLVVKRNAWDIVITAKSGTQVYNGTALTENGYEVSGQLASGDYVSSVEMTKESVITDAGTRKNEIKSVVIRNASGKDVTKNYSSLKTVAGTLTVSKAQVTVTAEDKAKNYGEEIPVLNYTVKGLENGETFEGLHVRVEPYTKATKSSPAGDYVISFKNKVEETENYKITYENGNLSVGKNGEVLVIKALDADKPYDGTELTRAEYSITGNLEDGDYIDKVVMTADSRITDAGTQRNKIDYVVIRNGAGLDVTESYAGLRIEEGTLTVSKAQITVTALDKTKGYGEKVPDLEYQVKGLKNEETLKDIGVKVTLSTNVTKTSLAGAYGITFKDQERETKNYRISYEDGTLIVEKNGAAIVITALDAEKIYDGKELTRAEYGMAGSLRDGDHINKVVMTEDSRITNSGTQKNRIASVLIKNAAGQDVTDSYAGLVTEDGTLTVHKTNMIVTAADKSKIQGSSNPELTYTIQGLVNGETPEGLGLKPQLRTEAAGNSADGKYAITFADPVSTIANYNISYAEGVITVERRNTGGSSGGTGGGSGSGSSPDPSRPYTPGGPGDNMVTVEQEPVPLADLPNGGNAADNLLIIDDGSIPLAGLPKTGDRGPIQGFAAIVSGILFAVYAAVSRMRKEEK, encoded by the coding sequence ATGAAAGGGCTAAAAAGGAAGTTCAGACAGAGTCTTGCAGGCATCCTTGCATTTTGCCTGACTATGACATCATTTAATATGGTGTCCTGGGCAGATGTGGAGAAGGCGTTTGAAAATGAGAATGCCATTTTTTTGATAAATGGAGATGATTTGAGGGATTCTGCACAAGCTGCTATTGATTCAGGCGAAACATTCCATGTAGAGGATTTAGGCCTTGGGGATAGGGATTTATCCCTGAAAAGGGAATATGAAAAATTACTTGGGGGAGGCATGGTATATGAATTTTTGCCCGCCTATGACATGGATGAAGAGGCCAACGCCGATGGAGCGGAGCTTCGCATGTTCATCCGTGTACCTGACAACCATGACGGTTACCGGTTGACAGGTAATGAAAAGGTCATATTCTTGTATGTAAATGAGTCTGAAAGCAAGATCACTTTCAGATCTGATATTGACGGATACCTGACCCAAAAGGTCAGCGTAAAAGCCTTTTCCCAAAATGCAGCGGTTGTTCCCGGTGAAGGCGCAAACGGTGGCTCCGGAGTAAATCCAGATGGGGAAGAACCTGGTGAAAGCGGTGCGAATCAGGAGGAAACCACAGCCGTTGATGAAACAGCAGGTAATGAAACAGAGGTAAATCAGGGCGAAACGTCAACTAATGAGACAGAGATAAATCAAGGTGAAACGGCAGATGAAGAAACAGAGGTAAATCAGGACGAAACAGCAGATGATGAAACAGAGGTAAATCAGGACGAAACAGCAGATGAAGAAACAGAGGTAAATTCTGGTGAAACAGCAGATGAAGAAACAGAGGTAAATTCTGGTGAAACAGCAGCTGAAGAAACAAAGGTAAATCCCGGTGAAACAGCAAATGACGAGACCCAGGTAAATTCTGGTGAAACAGCAGCTGATGAAGCTCCGGCAAGCTCCGGTGGGTCTTCTGCAGATGACGGAGCAGCAAAAGCGTCAGAGGAAGGAAAGGCGGTTAATAACAGCCGCCAGGATACGAAAAATAATGACAGCCAGCCTGACCATGACAATGCAGCTTCCAAAGACCAGGCGTCTGCGGATGTTCAGGCATCTATTTCAAGGCATGTGATTTCCGTTCTGTCATCATCAGAAAACAGTGCATTTAAGGAAGAATCCGACGAAGAGAAGAAGGATTTTTCTTATACAGAGTCCACGGTTTCGGAAGCGGATAAAGCTGAAAGTGGCGGAACGTCCGGCGGAAAAGCTTACGGTGCGGTGCTGTTAGATGAATCTTATTATGCAAAAGCATATGTTGCGACCTTAAATCAGCTTCACGTCGATGTATCGGCAGAAGGCTATGGAGTGACCTATGCCGTAGAACCCGTTGGAACGGCACACGCACAAGGGCCTGAAGCGGTAGCTGAGGACGGAACTCTTTCATTTACCGTGACACCGCAGATAGGCTATGAAATCAGTGGGGTTACAGTGAATGGAGAGACAGCAACGGCTGATGAAGTGGAAAATACCGATGCATCAGAACATGGAAAACGCCGCTATACCATAACCGGAGTGACAGAGGAGCAGGAGGTTGTCATAACCACGGCTGCAACCGGAGATCATCCGGAGTTTAAGTTTGAAAAGGCGATTAACGGAGTTACCGTAAACCTTCATGCCGAACAGGGAATTCTTCCGGCAGGAACAGAAGCGAGGATCATAGAAGTAACCGATAAAGTGGCGGAGGCTGTCAAGAAAAAAACGGCAGAAGAGGCAGCGGCGGAAAGCTCGGTCAATGATGTGCTTGCATACGACATAAAACTGTATTATAAGGGCGAAGAGCTGGATAACAGCTGGAGTGATCAGGGATATGTGAACGTGACCTTTTCCGGTGCGCTTATTAAAGAGAAAAGCCTAGCCGCAGATAGTGTTGAGATCATACACATGAGTACAGACGTGGAGGTGGCAGCTAAGACAGTGGAAAAAATCTCCGCAGAAGAAGTAACCGGTTTGGAAGCCGTAGCGGAACCAATTGCAGTAGACGGCGGAAAACAGGTGAGCCAGGTGTCATTTGAAGCGGAGCATTTCTCTGTATATACCATTACATTTTCCGGGAAGGCTGTTTTGAAAGTGCATGTAATGGATATAAAAACGGGAAATGAAATCGGAACAACAGCTGGAAGCCTTACACAAGATGGGGGGAACGGACAGGAATATACTGCTTCGCAGCTTGCTTCCTTAATACTAAACAAAATGGGTGAAGACGTAAAGAGGCAATATAGCTTTTCGAAGGCTACCCTGGCTGGCGGGAAGGAGCTGGATAGCTTTTATTATTCTTCGGGAAAGCTGTATACTACAAAAATCTGGAACTTATATTTTAATCAAATAACAGGTGATGTGTATTTTTGGTATCATTCCTTCAACGTTACTTTTGATTCTAATGGAGGGAATGGCGGGCCAGAGAAGGTGGCTGTAAACGGAACATTCGTATTGCCGGATCCGTCGACTCTGGGAATAAGCAAAAACGGCCGGATATTTGCAGGCTGGTCTACAGATAAAACAGGACGGGGAAGTGTCTTTGTATCAGGAATTGAAAATACAATAACAAAAGATACCACATATTATGCAATTTGGATTGATAAAAACGGTGAGGATAATACCAATGTTGCTTATTTTTATATCAGAATAGATGGTGAGATCCAATATGAACCAGCCGGTTATAGTAACAATTATTACTATCCTCTGGAATCGGCAAAGACTTTGCAAGGTAAGTTGAGAACCCCGGCAGCTGTTAACAACAACCTGGATAATGTGGCGGCAAATTTACAGGTGATACCAACTGATGAGGCTATAAAAGCGGTTTTGAACAAAGGAGGGGTCTCCTACGATCCGAATACCCAGCACATTCTCTGGTATGTAATTAAATACCGGGATAAAGACAATAACAAAACATATTGGAATGTAGATGGTATTGTCCGCGATAATGAAAAATATGAATTGATTTATAATCCCAACGGTGGGAATACCTCTGTCCCTGGCAGCAATGAATATAAAGCCGGATATAATGTAAAGATTCAATATGACCCGGCGCCCTCAAAAGCGGGATATGAGTTCCTGGGATGGGATGAGGATAAAGAGGCAGGATCACCGGCGTATAAAGTGGGAAGCAGCGCATTCCTTACTATGCCTGACCATGATGTGATCTTATATGCAATATGGAGGCCATCGGAAGCAACTGGATTTAAAGTGAATCATTGGCTGCAGAGATCAAATACAGCAGGAGATAAGAGTGATGATTTTGACCTGACAGATGAATCTCCGGAAATAAAGTATAAGGCTACGGAAAGTAAAGTGTATGATAAGGATTATGCAAAAACCATCAGCGGTTACATGTATGAGGAAGGAATCATTGATAATCTGACCGAAGCAGTTGTAAACGGAAACGGTACTACAGAATTAAATCTTTATTATCTCAAGAAATTGACCGTAAAGATAACCGCAGAATCAAAGACTAAAACCTACGATGGCAAATCGCTAACAGGCGGGTATCAGATCGATGGGGAGCTTCGTGCCGGTGATAAAGAAGAAGTGGCTGTAAGCGGCTCTATTACGGATGCGGGAGAGGAAGCAAACAAAATAGTAAGCTGCAAAATTAAGGATTCCAACAATGTGGATGTCACTGATAAGTATGTAATATCAACGGTTAATGGAACCCTGAAGGTAGACAGGGCAACTGCTAAAATAACAGCAAAGAGCGAAACAAAGAAATATGGAGAACCGAACCCGGAGCTGACCTATACGCCTGAAGATTTCTTAAACGGAGATAAACCAGAGACTCTGGGCATAACGGTAAATTTGAAGACAGAAGCCAATGCGGCCAGCAAGAAGGGCACTTATGCGATTACCTTTGATTCTCCGGTTACTCAAACAGACAACTATAATATTGCATATGTAGGCGGAACCTTAACTGTAACTAAAGCAGATGTAACAGTGACGGCCAATGATATTTGGAAGCAATATGGTAAGGATATGCCGGAGCTGACTTATACGGCAGCCGGATTTGTTAACAATGAATCCCCTGAAAGCCTGTACCTTAACTTAAAGCTTCAAACTGATGCGGTAAAGACCAGTGGAGCAGGAACGTTTGATATTACCTTTGCGGATAAAAAGGAAGCAGACAATTATAATATTACCTATGTAGATGGTAAGCTGCATGTAACTCCGAATCTGGATCATATCATCATTAAGGCATCAGATGCAATGAAGGTGTATGACGGAAAAGAATTGACCAAAGCTTCGTACAGTATGACAGGACGTCTTGCAGACGGAGACCGTATCAAAGAGGTCATAATGAAAGAGGATTCCAGGACTACAAATGCAGGAACAAAGGAAAACGGCATTGATCATGTAGTCATTGTAAATGAAAATGGTGACAATGTGACCTCCTGCTATGAAAACTTAAGGCTGGCTGACGGCCGGCTGATTGTGATAAAGGCACCTGTATTTGTAATGGCTAAGCCAGCATACAAAGCATACGGTGATGTCAATCCGAAGCTGGCTTATGAGGCTTCAGGCTTTGTAAACGGAGAGACGCCGTCCGGCCTGGGCATTGAACCAAAGCTGAAAACCAATGCAGATGAGAAGAGCCCGGCAGGTATCTATTCAATCACCTTTGATGAACCTGTAACGAGTACAGCCAATTATTCTATTATCTATATACCCGGATTTCTGGTTGTAAAGCGGAATGCATGGGATATTGTGATTACGGCAAAGAGCGGAACCCAGGTATATAATGGAACTGCACTGACAGAAAACGGCTATGAAGTAAGCGGCCAGCTTGCGTCCGGTGATTATGTTTCCAGTGTGGAGATGACAAAGGAATCTGTCATAACAGATGCAGGAACAAGAAAGAACGAGATCAAGTCAGTAGTGATCAGAAATGCGTCAGGTAAAGATGTGACGAAGAACTACAGCAGTTTAAAGACCGTAGCAGGAACCCTTACGGTGAGCAAGGCGCAGGTGACCGTAACGGCTGAAGATAAGGCAAAGAACTATGGAGAAGAAATACCGGTTCTTAATTATACGGTGAAAGGCCTTGAAAATGGAGAAACTTTTGAAGGGCTTCATGTGAGGGTAGAGCCTTATACAAAAGCGACAAAGTCCAGCCCTGCCGGAGATTACGTGATTTCTTTTAAAAATAAGGTAGAAGAAACGGAGAATTATAAGATCACCTATGAAAACGGAAACTTAAGTGTAGGAAAGAATGGGGAAGTCCTTGTAATTAAGGCTTTGGATGCTGATAAGCCATACGACGGAACAGAACTTACCAGGGCGGAGTACAGCATAACGGGAAATCTTGAAGATGGGGATTATATTGATAAGGTCGTCATGACAGCAGATTCCAGGATAACAGATGCAGGCACCCAGAGGAATAAGATAGACTATGTTGTCATCAGGAATGGAGCCGGCCTTGATGTAACAGAAAGTTATGCAGGACTGAGGATAGAAGAAGGAACCCTGACAGTAAGCAAAGCCCAGATCACAGTGACGGCTTTGGATAAGACGAAGGGGTATGGAGAGAAAGTACCGGACTTAGAGTATCAAGTGAAAGGTCTTAAAAATGAGGAAACTCTTAAAGACATCGGCGTAAAGGTGACACTGTCAACAAATGTGACAAAGACCAGCCTTGCCGGAGCTTACGGTATTACTTTTAAGGATCAGGAAAGAGAAACGAAGAATTACAGGATCAGCTATGAAGATGGAACTCTGATCGTGGAAAAGAACGGAGCGGCCATAGTAATTACGGCATTAGACGCAGAGAAGATATACGACGGCAAGGAATTGACCAGGGCTGAGTACGGCATGGCGGGAAGTCTTAGAGATGGAGACCATATTAATAAGGTTGTCATGACAGAGGACTCCAGGATAACAAATTCAGGAACACAGAAGAACAGGATTGCCTCCGTCCTCATCAAAAATGCGGCTGGCCAGGATGTGACGGACAGCTATGCAGGACTGGTAACAGAAGATGGTACCCTGACCGTTCATAAGACAAATATGATAGTAACTGCGGCAGATAAATCAAAGATCCAGGGCAGTTCCAATCCGGAATTAACTTATACTATCCAGGGACTTGTAAATGGAGAAACCCCGGAAGGGCTGGGTCTTAAACCACAGCTAAGGACAGAGGCAGCCGGAAACAGTGCGGATGGAAAATATGCTATCACATTTGCCGATCCGGTTTCAACGATAGCAAACTACAATATTTCTTATGCAGAAGGCGTAATAACAGTAGAGAGAAGAAATACAGGCGGAAGTTCAGGCGGCACAGGCGGAGGCAGCGGCAGCGGTTCATCACCTGATCCCAGCCGGCCATATACGCCAGGAGGTCCTGGAGACAATATGGTAACGGTTGAACAGGAACCTGTCCCACTTGCTGATTTACCCAATGGCGGAAATGCGGCAGACAATCTCCTTATTATTGATGACGGCAGCATCCCTCTGGCAGGACTTCCAAAAACTGGTGACAGAGGGCCGATTCAGGGTTTTGCAGCAATTGTATCAGGAATTTTGTTCGCTGTATACGCAGCTGTCAGCCGTATGAGGAAAGAAGAAAAGTAG
- a CDS encoding methylated-DNA--[protein]-cysteine S-methyltransferase, protein MKHTAYIKTVLGPIKISEVDGFITELFFAKDIHEIPGEHKTPLLEKAEKQIKEYMDGTGRVFDLPFAAKGTEFQKTVWEALHRIPYGETRSYKQIAEQIGRPDASRAVGMANSKNPILILTPCHRVVGSDGKLTGYAAGLEVKEQLLELELSHAGC, encoded by the coding sequence ATGAAACATACAGCATATATTAAAACCGTCTTAGGGCCGATTAAAATATCAGAAGTGGATGGTTTTATTACTGAGTTATTTTTTGCAAAAGATATCCATGAAATCCCCGGAGAACATAAAACACCTCTGTTGGAGAAAGCAGAAAAGCAGATTAAGGAATATATGGATGGGACGGGCAGGGTATTTGACTTGCCGTTTGCTGCAAAAGGGACAGAGTTTCAGAAGACCGTATGGGAGGCCCTGCACAGAATTCCATATGGAGAAACGCGAAGCTATAAACAGATCGCAGAACAGATCGGGAGGCCGGATGCATCCAGGGCTGTGGGCATGGCAAACAGCAAAAATCCGATACTGATCCTGACACCGTGTCACCGGGTAGTGGGTTCGGATGGCAAATTAACAGGCTATGCAGCCGGCTTGGAAGTCAAGGAACAATTATTGGAATTGGAACTGTCACATGCAGGCTGTTGA
- a CDS encoding DNA alkylation repair protein, which yields MEKWNKKKLAPVEKVQEAYNRITDPHVMMGDNIKQQLKELAEEDYRVFASGLLPNTDNVLGIRLPMLRKIAKQIARSDWQGYLETAREDSFEEIMLQGMVIGCAACPAEERLFYIKEFVPKIQNWSVCDSFCAGLKFTRNNSELVWDFLKPYFKSERAFDLRFAVVMLIFYYIQEAAISEVLTVLDNVRHDDYYVKMAVAWAISMCYVQFPGQTMIYLKNNSLDDFTYNKALQKITESLKVDKETKKQIRAMKRKP from the coding sequence ATGGAAAAATGGAATAAAAAAAAGCTGGCGCCGGTTGAAAAGGTGCAGGAGGCTTATAACAGGATCACAGATCCTCACGTAATGATGGGGGATAATATAAAACAGCAATTAAAAGAACTGGCAGAGGAAGACTACCGGGTGTTCGCCTCCGGTCTGCTTCCTAATACTGACAATGTATTAGGCATCCGTCTTCCCATGCTGCGTAAAATAGCAAAGCAGATTGCAAGGTCGGATTGGCAGGGATATCTGGAGACAGCAAGGGAGGATTCCTTTGAGGAGATCATGCTCCAGGGAATGGTGATCGGCTGTGCGGCATGTCCGGCAGAAGAACGGTTATTCTATATTAAGGAGTTTGTTCCTAAAATCCAAAACTGGTCGGTGTGCGACAGTTTTTGTGCCGGGCTCAAATTCACCAGGAATAATTCAGAGCTGGTATGGGATTTTCTCAAGCCCTATTTTAAATCAGAACGGGCATTTGACCTCCGTTTTGCAGTTGTGATGCTTATTTTCTACTATATTCAGGAAGCAGCCATCAGTGAAGTGCTGACTGTCCTGGATAACGTGCGGCACGATGACTATTATGTAAAGATGGCTGTGGCATGGGCAATATCCATGTGTTATGTTCAGTTTCCGGGGCAAACCATGATTTATCTGAAAAACAACAGTTTGGATGATTTCACCTATAACAAAGCATTACAGAAAATCACCGAATCCTTAAAAGTAGATAAAGAAACAAAAAAGCAGATCCGGGCAATGAAACGGAAGCCATGA
- a CDS encoding Ada metal-binding domain-containing protein, translating into MLTEEEKWKAALECDASYDGRFYYGVKTTGIFCRPSCKSKSPKRENVEFFDTAEQARESGLRPCKRCRPDLLEFHPQKETAEKIKVVYDLYYSDQDRLKEELKKLGLSRNRILQVFQNQYEKTPAEYLNGLRVASAKKLLASTADNILQIALQSGFESLSAFYTQFKRITGVSPREYRERFTGKKAD; encoded by the coding sequence ATGCTGACAGAGGAGGAAAAATGGAAGGCAGCGCTGGAATGTGATGCGTCTTATGACGGCAGATTTTATTACGGAGTAAAAACAACAGGAATTTTCTGCCGTCCTTCCTGTAAATCCAAAAGTCCCAAACGTGAAAATGTGGAATTCTTTGATACGGCGGAGCAGGCACGTGAAAGCGGGCTTCGCCCCTGTAAGCGCTGCCGGCCGGATTTGCTGGAATTTCACCCGCAGAAAGAGACTGCGGAAAAAATCAAAGTAGTTTATGATCTTTATTATTCAGACCAGGATCGCTTAAAGGAGGAACTAAAAAAGCTTGGGCTAAGCAGAAACAGAATCCTCCAGGTGTTTCAGAATCAATATGAAAAGACCCCGGCAGAGTATTTAAACGGTTTACGTGTAGCCAGCGCAAAAAAGCTTTTAGCCAGCACCGCGGATAATATTTTGCAGATTGCTTTACAAAGCGGCTTTGAAAGTCTTTCAGCTTTTTACACACAGTTTAAGCGGATAACAGGTGTTTCTCCCAGGGAATACCGGGAGCGTTTTACTGGAAAGAAGGCTGATTAG
- a CDS encoding recombinase family protein, with amino-acid sequence MDPLAQAACYSGALYMRLSKDDDGTGESSSISTQRKMLRSYAVENGFEIYGEYVDDGYSGTNFDRPAWKRLLKDIQARKVNLVITKDLSRLGRDYIMTGQLTEIYFPSRGIRYIAVNDGYDSNSPWSDIAPFKNIVNEMYARDTSKKIRSAFQTKIKEGAFIGNFAPYGYQKDPEDKNHLLVDPVAAVIVREIFERAEQGEAPARIAEVLNKRKVLTPAVYRCAGRPYLNPDDYSKRKEWTSGAVCKLLSNPVYLGHIVQGKTVKVSFKSNVTLRKPRKEWVVVEDMHEPLVSRETFERVKRRSVSRKNTADTGFTNIFSGFARCRDCGRNMSSTGAVGKTGSRKLVCGGYKLYGKRECTNHFMDYELLYKVVLQEIRCLLTFTEGEKEELEEALLEPFCPKEMTGEERAAVSLKNREKELESIIKKLYEDRVNGRIGEDRFYKMLDSCEKEEREIEECLSLLERPCSLIQKGEPAVAGLFSSLLEEISQEKGISSDLLGKFIDRIEVFQSCEGEEGRKGHKLQRIRIYYRVLAPEKEGNGLA; translated from the coding sequence ATGGATCCATTGGCTCAGGCAGCCTGCTACAGTGGGGCGCTTTACATGCGCTTATCAAAAGACGACGATGGCACAGGGGAAAGCTCCAGCATCAGCACCCAGCGGAAGATGCTTCGTTCCTATGCCGTGGAAAACGGCTTTGAAATATACGGGGAGTATGTGGATGACGGCTACAGCGGAACTAATTTTGACCGCCCGGCTTGGAAACGGCTGTTGAAGGATATACAAGCAAGGAAAGTAAATCTGGTGATCACCAAGGATCTGTCCCGTCTTGGAAGGGATTATATTATGACTGGACAGCTTACCGAAATCTATTTTCCTTCCAGAGGGATCCGATACATAGCAGTCAATGACGGGTATGATTCCAACAGTCCGTGGAGCGATATTGCACCCTTTAAGAACATTGTAAATGAGATGTATGCCAGAGATACTTCGAAAAAAATCCGCAGCGCATTTCAGACCAAAATAAAAGAGGGGGCGTTTATCGGAAATTTTGCTCCCTATGGCTATCAGAAGGACCCGGAGGATAAAAACCATCTTCTCGTTGATCCCGTGGCAGCTGTCATTGTCCGGGAAATATTTGAGAGGGCAGAGCAGGGAGAGGCTCCAGCCCGGATCGCTGAGGTTTTAAATAAGAGAAAGGTACTGACTCCGGCCGTGTACCGCTGCGCCGGGCGGCCTTATTTAAATCCTGATGATTATTCCAAAAGAAAGGAATGGACATCAGGCGCGGTCTGCAAGCTGTTAAGCAATCCCGTATATTTAGGCCACATCGTACAGGGTAAAACCGTGAAGGTTTCCTTTAAAAGCAATGTGACCCTTCGAAAGCCCAGGAAAGAGTGGGTAGTCGTTGAGGATATGCATGAGCCCCTTGTTTCCCGGGAGACTTTTGAACGGGTAAAAAGACGGAGCGTTTCCCGGAAAAACACGGCGGATACCGGTTTTACCAATATTTTCTCCGGATTTGCCAGGTGCAGAGACTGCGGCAGGAATATGTCGTCCACAGGAGCCGTGGGGAAAACGGGATCCCGCAAGCTGGTGTGCGGGGGGTATAAGCTGTACGGAAAAAGGGAATGTACGAATCACTTTATGGATTACGAACTTTTATATAAAGTGGTGCTTCAGGAAATCCGCTGCCTGCTTACCTTTACAGAAGGGGAAAAGGAAGAACTGGAAGAAGCCCTTCTGGAACCTTTTTGCCCGAAAGAAATGACAGGTGAAGAAAGAGCGGCGGTTTCACTTAAAAACAGGGAAAAAGAACTTGAGAGCATAATAAAAAAACTCTATGAAGACCGGGTAAACGGAAGAATCGGTGAGGATCGGTTTTATAAAATGCTGGATTCCTGTGAAAAGGAGGAAAGAGAGATTGAAGAATGTCTGTCCCTGTTGGAAAGACCCTGTTCTTTGATCCAAAAAGGAGAGCCTGCCGTTGCCGGTTTGTTTTCCAGCCTGTTAGAGGAAATAAGCCAGGAAAAAGGAATTTCCTCCGATTTGCTGGGGAAATTTATAGACAGAATTGAAGTTTTTCAGAGCTGTGAAGGGGAAGAGGGGAGAAAAGGACATAAACTCCAGAGGATCCGGATCTATTACAGGGTGTTGGCTCCGGAAAAAGAAGGGAATGGTTTGGCATAA
- a CDS encoding DUF4430 domain-containing protein — MKKSIKSLLLLIVLIFSLFSLIACKNVQSIPDKTSEPATSQTVGQATSNSSEKQKDDGIEITLSIYNINEEVIYSEKVNTEKTNLLEIMSNIDTLKIKTEDSEGGKFIVSIMDISYDYGQYWTCYINGERLLENISLYEINDKDVVDLRYEKTED, encoded by the coding sequence ATGAAAAAAAGTATAAAGAGTTTATTACTATTAATTGTATTAATCTTTAGTTTATTTAGCCTTATTGCTTGTAAAAATGTACAATCAATTCCTGATAAAACAAGTGAACCAGCCACCTCTCAGACTGTGGGGCAAGCTACTTCAAATTCTTCTGAAAAACAGAAAGATGATGGCATTGAAATAACATTGAGTATTTATAACATAAATGAAGAAGTTATTTACAGCGAGAAAGTAAATACCGAAAAGACAAATTTGCTTGAAATAATGAGTAATATTGACACCCTAAAGATTAAAACGGAAGACAGTGAGGGTGGTAAGTTTATCGTTTCAATTATGGATATCTCTTATGATTATGGACAATATTGGACTTGTTACATAAACGGAGAAAGATTGTTAGAAAATATTAGCTTATATGAAATTAATGATAAAGATGTTGTTGACCTGCGTTATGAAAAAACAGAAGATTAA
- a CDS encoding bacteriohemerythrin, whose product MPWTPNLSVGISMIDDQHKMWFEKAEKLFEAGKNNRAKEYVGELLDFLDDYTKKHFADEEKYMMSIHYPGYAEQKQAHTAFIAQLEKLRNDYKSSGGNLLVILNANQMVVDWLTKHISNMDKKIGEYAKNAR is encoded by the coding sequence ATGCCGTGGACACCGAACTTATCCGTAGGGATATCAATGATTGACGATCAGCATAAAATGTGGTTTGAGAAAGCAGAAAAACTGTTTGAAGCTGGGAAAAACAACCGCGCAAAGGAATACGTCGGAGAGCTTCTTGATTTTTTGGATGATTACACAAAAAAGCATTTTGCAGACGAAGAAAAATACATGATGAGCATTCACTATCCCGGTTATGCCGAGCAAAAGCAGGCTCATACCGCTTTCATTGCACAACTGGAGAAATTAAGGAATGATTATAAATCTTCCGGAGGCAATCTTCTGGTGATTTTAAATGCCAACCAGATGGTAGTGGATTGGCTTACAAAACATATTTCTAACATGGACAAAAAAATCGGCGAGTATGCAAAGAATGCACGATAA